The Solanum pennellii chromosome 4, SPENNV200 genomic interval ATCTCTCTATTATCTTGAATACCTTGATCTTAGCGTCAACCAGCTCTCTGGCTTCATCCCTGCTGCAATAGGAAAGCTCACTAATCTTGTCTATCTTGACTTCGGGTTTAATCAGATTTCAGGCACAATTCCACCACAAATCGGCTCACTAACAAAGCTTGACACCCTCCGCATCCCTAACAATCATTTAAATGATTCTATTCCAGGAGAGTTGGGGAATTTGCAAAATCTCACTAGACTTGCTTTATACGATAATCAACTAACTGGTTCTATTCCTGCTTCATTTGGCAATTTGAGTAACTTGCGTATTCTAAATATACGCGCCAACAAACTTTCTGGTTCTATCCCTAAAGAGCTTGCATATTTGGATAACTCGGTAGTGATGATAATGagtaaaaatgagttttcagGTCATTTGCCAGAGAAGCTTTGCCAAAATGGTAAACTTGAGAATTTTACAGTGAGCAGTAACAAACTTTCAGGGCCAATACCAAGAAGCTTCAGCAAGTGCTCGAGTTTTAAAAGGGTTCGGTTTGATAATAACAGCTTCACTGGGAATTTATCTGAAGCTTTTGGTATCTACACGGAGCTTTATTTCATCGATTTGAGCGACAATGATTTCCACGGTGATCTCAGCAGCAACTGGGGGAAATGTAAGAATTTAACTAATCTGCAGGTGGCTAGAAATAACATTAGTGGTAGCATACCACCAGAGATTGGAAACATCAAAGGGCTTCAACGACTTGATCTTTCATCCAATCATTTGGTTGGGCAGCTACCTATGGAATTCGGAAAATTGACCTCTCTTGATTTCATTCTTCATTTGAAAATTCATGTCACAATAGCTTCATGAATGAAGTAAGGGCATTGATAGGGAATAAGCACCGGAACATTGTGAACCTATACGGCTATTGTTCGAATGCACAACACTCGTTCTTGGTTTACGAGTATGCAGAGAGGGGGAGTTTGTCTAGTATATTGGGCAACGAAGTTGAGTCGAGAAAATTGGATTGGCTAAAGAGGGTGAATATTATCAAAGGAGTTGCTTTTGCTTTATCTTACATGCACCATGATTGCTCCCAGCCGATTGTCCATAGAGACATATCAAGCAGTAATGTTTTGCTTGATTCTAAGTATGAAGCTCGTGTCTCTGATTTTGGCATCGCTAAGATTCTCAAACCAGACTCATCCAATCGCAATACGTTGGCAGGAACATATGGCTATGTTGCACCAGGTTTGGTCTAACTTACTCCATTctgtttttatttcatttacacGTTTGACTTGTTACCctctttatttcaatttgtttgtctgactttcatttttagtatgttttaaaaatagttGTCAATACCATGTTTAAGAACGTGATATTAGAGAACATTTGGTTACAAtacatatctttagtttaaaatcacaagattcaaaagtcc includes:
- the LOC107017043 gene encoding MDIS1-interacting receptor like kinase 2-like, with protein sequence FIEYCSFFLFRVSFASIEEAIGLLKWKATIENPNNSLFDSWKISSRDVKNFFSHGEANPDACRGWYGVKCFNGRVNMLNLKNAGVVGTLGDFPFSSLYYLEYLDLSVNQLSGFIPAAIGKLTNLVYLDFGFNQISGTIPPQIGSLTKLDTLRIPNNHLNDSIPGELGNLQNLTRLALYDNQLTGSIPASFGNLSNLRILNIRANKLSGSIPKELAYLDNSVVMIMSKNEFSGHLPEKLCQNGKLENFTVSSNKLSGPIPRSFSKCSSFKRVRFDNNSFTGNLSEAFGIYTELYFIDLSDNDFHGDLSSNWGKCKNLTNLQVARNNISGSIPPEIGNIKGLQRLDLSSNHLVGQLPMEFGKLTSLDFILHLKIHVTIAS